One part of the Lytechinus pictus isolate F3 Inbred chromosome 3, Lp3.0, whole genome shotgun sequence genome encodes these proteins:
- the LOC135153554 gene encoding guanine nucleotide-binding protein subunit alpha-11 yields MVDVGGQRSERRKWIHCFENVTSIMFLVALSEYDQLLVESDSENRMEESKALFRTIITYPWFQNSSVILFLNKKDLLEEKIMHSHLVDYFPEFDGPSRDATAAREFILKMFVELNPDSDKIIYSHFTCATDTENIRFVFAAVKDTILQLNLKEYNLV; encoded by the exons ATGGTTGATGTTGGAGGTCAGAGGTCAGAACGACGAAAGTGGATTCACTGTTTTGAGAATGTCACATCTATAATGTTTCTAGTCGCCTTAAGTGAATATGACCAATTACTTGTCGAGTCAGATAGTGAG AACCGAATGGAGGAAAGTAAAGCACTATTTCGAACCATCATCACATATCCCTGGTTTCAGAATTCATCAGTAATTCTATTCCTCAACAAGAAGGATCTACTGGAAGAGAAAATCATGCATTCACATCTTGTAGACTACTTTCCAGAATTTGACG GACCGTCAAGAGATGCAACAGCAGCAAGAGAGTTCATCTTGAAGATGTTTGTTGAGCTGAATCCGGACAGTGACAAGATCATCTACTCGCACTTCACATGTGCGACCGACACGGAGAATATCCGATTTGTGTTCGCTGCCGTCAAGGACACCATCCTCCAACTGAATCTAAAGGAGTACAATTTGGTGTAG